From the genome of Amycolatopsis sp. NBC_01488, one region includes:
- a CDS encoding beta-class carbonic anhydrase: protein MTSIDVLLKRNQELGDVTPGDRSSARPSLQVAILTCMDARIRVFEVFGLLQGESHVLRNAGGVVTDDVIRSLALSQRKLGTREVLIVQHTECGLSMVTEDDFKDELEEATGLRPTWAVEAFRNVENSVRTSMERVRRSAYLPHTDNVRGFVYDVKAGKLTEVK, encoded by the coding sequence ATGACCTCGATCGACGTACTGCTCAAGCGCAACCAGGAACTCGGCGACGTGACGCCCGGCGACCGCTCGTCGGCCAGGCCGTCGCTGCAGGTGGCCATCCTGACCTGCATGGACGCCCGGATTCGGGTGTTCGAGGTGTTCGGCCTGCTGCAGGGCGAGTCGCACGTCCTGCGCAACGCGGGCGGCGTGGTGACCGACGACGTGATCCGCTCGCTCGCCCTGTCGCAGCGCAAGCTGGGCACGCGTGAGGTGCTGATCGTCCAGCACACCGAGTGCGGCCTGTCGATGGTCACCGAAGACGACTTCAAGGACGAGCTGGAAGAAGCCACCGGCCTGCGGCCGACCTGGGCGGTCGAAGCGTTCCGCAACGTCGAGAACAGCGTCCGGACGTCGATGGAGCGGGTGCGGCGCAGCGCGTACCTCCCGCACACGGACAACGTCCGCGGCTTCGTCTACGACGTCAAGGCCGGGAAGCTGACCGAGGTCAAGTAG
- a CDS encoding LacI family DNA-binding transcriptional regulator → MGRPIRTRRQATLASLAAELGVSRTTVSNAYNRPDQLSPELRRRVLETARRLGYPGPDPVARSLRTRKAGAVGLLLTENLSYAFRDPAAVGVLEGLALACEDAGVGLHLVPASPGREDVGAVHRAGVDGFVVYSVPDDDPSLAAVLERPVPTVIIDQPSIEGIDRVGPDDAAAVGKIAEHLVSLGHRQVGVICMRLARERNDDFVSATRQSGAHFHVQRTRLEALAVAFSAAGVDWASVPVVERFDHTVDDGASAARQLLDAYPQITAVICTSDILALGAMAEAERRGLRVPQDLTVTGFDGIAEAERIGLTTVHQPVLEKGKVAGRLLLGSAERSSPKVITLPTELRVGRTSAPPRTVEEPWFGG, encoded by the coding sequence ATGGGACGTCCTATTCGCACCCGGAGGCAGGCGACGCTGGCGTCGCTCGCGGCGGAGCTCGGTGTGTCCAGGACCACGGTGTCCAACGCCTACAACCGGCCGGACCAGCTGTCCCCGGAACTGCGCCGCCGGGTCCTCGAGACCGCGCGGCGCCTCGGCTACCCCGGTCCCGACCCCGTCGCCCGCTCCCTGCGCACCCGCAAGGCGGGCGCGGTCGGGCTACTGCTCACCGAGAACCTCTCCTACGCCTTCCGCGACCCCGCCGCCGTCGGCGTGCTCGAAGGACTGGCCCTGGCCTGTGAAGACGCGGGCGTCGGCCTGCACCTGGTGCCGGCCAGCCCCGGCCGTGAGGACGTCGGCGCGGTGCACCGCGCGGGCGTCGACGGCTTCGTCGTCTACTCCGTGCCGGACGACGACCCGAGCCTGGCCGCCGTGCTGGAACGCCCGGTGCCGACGGTGATCATCGACCAGCCGAGCATCGAGGGCATCGACCGCGTCGGCCCGGACGACGCGGCGGCGGTCGGCAAGATCGCCGAGCACCTCGTCTCGCTGGGCCACCGGCAGGTCGGCGTCATCTGCATGCGGCTGGCCCGCGAGCGCAACGACGACTTCGTCTCGGCCACCCGGCAGAGCGGCGCGCACTTCCACGTCCAGCGCACCCGGCTGGAGGCGCTGGCCGTGGCGTTCTCGGCCGCCGGCGTCGACTGGGCGAGCGTCCCGGTGGTCGAGCGCTTCGACCACACGGTGGACGACGGCGCGTCCGCCGCCCGCCAGCTGCTCGACGCGTACCCGCAGATCACGGCCGTGATCTGCACCTCGGACATCCTCGCGCTCGGCGCCATGGCCGAGGCCGAGCGGCGCGGGCTGCGGGTGCCGCAGGACCTGACCGTCACCGGCTTCGACGGCATCGCCGAGGCCGAGCGGATCGGGCTCACCACGGTCCACCAGCCGGTGCTGGAGAAGGGCAAGGTGGCCGGCCGGCTGCTGCTCGGCTCGGCCGAGCGCAGCTCGCCGAAGGTGATCACGCTGCCGACCGAGCTGCGCGTCGGGCGCACGTCGGCGCCGCCGCGCACGGTCGAGGAGCCCTGGTTCGGCGGCTGA
- a CDS encoding metal ABC transporter solute-binding protein, Zn/Mn family, producing MSSRRTKSVLAAASALSVLALAACSGGTSGSDGGAESGGSGKIKVVASTDVWGSVVSAVGGDKVDVKAIIHDPSADPHSYETTADDALAAKDAKLLLSNGGGYDEFFGKLTDQAGDAKKLVAYDIAATGDENEHVWYDLPGVDKVADQVAAQLGELQPASKQAFTDNATAFKAKVDALEKRLAQLGASHPGTKVVVTEPVAHYLLQSAKLTDATPKAFSDAVENDTDVPAGAVNEYQQLIATKQVKALINNAQTVTPLTQDVVARAKAAGIGVVDVTETLPKGVTDYIGWMTGEVAALAGALK from the coding sequence ATGAGTTCCCGCCGTACCAAGAGCGTCCTCGCGGCCGCTTCGGCCTTGTCCGTCCTCGCGCTGGCCGCGTGCTCCGGTGGCACCTCCGGCTCCGACGGCGGCGCGGAGTCCGGCGGCTCCGGGAAGATCAAGGTCGTCGCCTCGACGGACGTCTGGGGCAGCGTCGTCAGCGCCGTCGGCGGGGACAAGGTCGACGTCAAGGCGATCATCCACGACCCGTCGGCCGACCCGCACTCGTACGAGACGACCGCGGACGACGCCCTCGCGGCGAAGGACGCGAAGCTGCTCCTGTCCAACGGCGGCGGCTACGACGAGTTCTTCGGCAAGCTCACCGACCAGGCCGGGGACGCGAAGAAGCTCGTCGCCTACGACATCGCCGCGACCGGCGACGAGAACGAGCACGTCTGGTACGACCTGCCGGGCGTCGACAAGGTCGCCGACCAGGTCGCCGCCCAGCTGGGTGAGCTGCAGCCGGCGTCGAAGCAGGCGTTCACCGACAACGCGACCGCGTTCAAGGCGAAGGTCGACGCGCTGGAGAAGCGGCTGGCCCAGCTGGGTGCGTCGCACCCGGGCACGAAGGTCGTCGTCACCGAGCCGGTGGCGCACTACCTGCTCCAGAGCGCGAAGCTGACCGACGCGACGCCGAAGGCCTTTTCGGACGCCGTGGAGAACGACACCGACGTCCCGGCCGGCGCCGTGAACGAATACCAGCAGCTCATCGCCACCAAGCAGGTCAAGGCGCTGATCAACAACGCGCAGACGGTCACGCCGCTCACCCAGGACGTCGTGGCGCGGGCCAAGGCCGCCGGGATCGGCGTCGTCGACGTGACCGAGACGCTGCCCAAGGGTGTGACGGACTACATTGGCTGGATGACCGGGGAAGTAGCCGCGCTGGCGGGAGCGTTGAAGTAG
- a CDS encoding metal ABC transporter ATP-binding protein has translation MSPVSDDVRPAVRVRGAGLAFGPRTLWSGLDLVVEPGEFVAVLGPNGSGKSSLLKALLGMQGLSAGAVEIAGGRPGGANRKVGYIPQQRAIDESLTLRGVDLVGLGLDGHRWGPGLFGMAARRRRVSEAIDAVGATRYAKQPVGRLSGGEQQRLRVAQALVGDPEVLLCDEPLLSLDLAHQRAISELIDSRRRTAGTAVLFVTHEINPVLPFVDRVVYLVNGQFRIGKPDEVMTTETLSELYGTRVEVLEVGGQIHIAGAQSALCEEEPHHHEHDVEEQVG, from the coding sequence ATGTCTCCCGTTTCCGACGACGTACGTCCCGCGGTCCGGGTCCGCGGGGCGGGGCTCGCGTTCGGTCCCCGGACCCTGTGGTCGGGGCTGGACCTCGTCGTCGAGCCGGGCGAGTTCGTCGCCGTGCTCGGCCCGAACGGCTCCGGCAAGAGCAGCCTGCTCAAGGCGCTGCTCGGCATGCAGGGCCTGTCGGCGGGCGCGGTCGAGATCGCCGGCGGCCGCCCGGGCGGCGCGAACCGCAAGGTCGGCTACATCCCGCAGCAGCGCGCGATCGACGAGTCGCTGACGCTGCGCGGCGTCGACCTGGTCGGCCTCGGCCTCGACGGCCACCGCTGGGGTCCGGGTCTGTTCGGCATGGCCGCGCGCCGGCGCCGGGTTTCCGAAGCGATCGACGCGGTGGGCGCGACTCGTTATGCGAAGCAGCCCGTCGGGCGCTTGTCCGGCGGCGAGCAGCAGCGGTTGCGGGTGGCGCAGGCGCTGGTCGGCGACCCCGAGGTGCTGCTGTGCGACGAGCCGCTGCTGTCCCTGGACCTGGCGCACCAGCGCGCGATCAGCGAGCTGATCGATTCCCGGCGGCGCACGGCCGGCACCGCGGTGCTGTTCGTGACGCACGAGATCAACCCGGTGCTGCCGTTCGTCGACCGCGTGGTGTACCTGGTCAACGGCCAGTTCCGGATCGGCAAGCCGGACGAGGTCATGACCACCGAGACGCTGTCGGAGCTCTACGGCACGCGCGTCGAGGTGTTGGAGGTGGGCGGCCAGATCCACATCGCGGGCGCGCAGAGCGCGTTGTGCGAGGAGGAGCCGCACCACCACGAACACGACGTCGAAGAGCAAGTGGGCTGA
- a CDS encoding metal ABC transporter permease, producing the protein MDLFDFGKTWELITELPGVQTALLAAAILGLVAGVLGPLIVMRRMSFAVHGTSELAFTGGAAALLLGIGVEYGALIGAVVAALLLGILGARDADRDSVIGVILSFGLGMGVLFLSFYKGRSGNKFGILTGQIITIDSTNLTLFVVSSVVVLAVLALVYRPLLFASVDRNVAVARGVPVKTLTVVFALLVGVSTALSVKVVGSLLVVALMVTPAAAAARVTASPWKATVLSIVFAEVAALGGIVLSLAPGLPVSAFVTAISFLIYVVCRVIAWQRDRRTRVRAVDPAPDLVAAA; encoded by the coding sequence TTGGATCTGTTCGACTTCGGCAAGACGTGGGAGCTGATCACCGAGCTGCCCGGCGTCCAGACGGCGCTCCTCGCGGCGGCGATCCTCGGCCTGGTGGCAGGGGTACTGGGCCCGCTGATCGTGATGCGGCGGATGTCGTTCGCGGTGCACGGGACGTCCGAGCTGGCGTTCACCGGCGGCGCGGCGGCCCTGCTGCTCGGGATCGGCGTCGAGTACGGCGCGCTGATCGGCGCGGTGGTGGCGGCGCTGCTGCTGGGCATCCTGGGCGCGCGGGACGCGGACCGCGACTCGGTGATCGGCGTGATCCTGTCGTTCGGCCTCGGCATGGGCGTGCTGTTCCTGTCGTTCTACAAAGGACGGTCCGGGAACAAGTTCGGCATCCTCACCGGCCAGATCATCACCATCGACTCGACGAACCTGACGTTGTTCGTGGTGTCGTCGGTGGTGGTCCTGGCGGTGCTGGCGCTGGTGTACCGGCCGTTGCTGTTCGCTTCGGTGGACCGGAACGTGGCGGTCGCGCGCGGTGTCCCGGTGAAGACGCTGACGGTGGTGTTCGCGCTGCTGGTGGGCGTCTCGACGGCGTTGAGCGTGAAGGTGGTCGGGTCGCTCCTGGTGGTGGCGTTGATGGTGACGCCCGCGGCCGCGGCGGCTCGCGTGACGGCGTCGCCGTGGAAGGCGACGGTGCTGTCGATCGTGTTCGCCGAGGTGGCGGCGCTGGGCGGGATCGTGCTGTCGCTGGCGCCGGGGCTCCCGGTGAGCGCGTTCGTGACGGCGATTTCGTTCCTGATCTACGTGGTCTGCCGCGTGATCGCCTGGCAGCGGGACCGCCGGACGAGGGTCCGGGCGGTCGACCCGGCCCCGGACCTCGTCGCGGCAGCCTGA